Proteins co-encoded in one Aspergillus fumigatus Af293 chromosome 6, whole genome shotgun sequence genomic window:
- a CDS encoding 3' exoribonuclease family protein: MAPAAASTAAPSAPPSLSLPPSQFARLQPHAYLLAHLSPPPSSNQPSIRANGRATSQFRVTSANTGSLTHTNGSAVVRIGDTAAVCGVRAEILHTDDIASWSVSRASAPASINKRRKLIDTTEKPTVTANDDNDDEDDESHIQDLNLLVPNLSLSTGCAPGFIPGAPPSALAQSLSHQILSLLHSTRLVRAEDLRIWYQPPNWGAEELERHNEDEQMDVDAQEGDTSAKSREIKAFWVLYIDVMIISLAGNPFDAAWAAVLAALRDTKLPKAWWDVDNEMVVCSEAVSEAHKLSLRGMPVASSFCVFEADAASGWRKVIIPDAEEERKIEESDRKGIQRRWILADPDGYEESLSQERICIVVDKENGEQGKTVIVKMEKNGGWAADTRELKQLVDISAQRWDDMKRILDSC; this comes from the coding sequence ATGGCTCCCGCTGCAGCATCGACAGCTGCACCGTCAGCTCCGCCATCCCTCTCACTGCCACCGTCTCAATTTGCGCGGCTCCAACCTCACGCCTACCTCCTTGCCCATCTATCACCTCCTCCCTCAAGCAATCAGCCCTCTATTCGAGCCAATGGCCGTGCTACCTCACAGTTCCGCGTTACTTCTGCGAACACGGGCTCTTTAACACATACGAACGGCAGTGCCGTGGTAAGAATTGGCGACACTGCGGCGGTCTGCGGGGTTCGCGCTGAAATTCTTCATACCGATGACATTGCCTCGTGGAGTGTATCGCGAGCATCGGCACCTGCTTCTATAAACAAACGGCGGAAATTAATTGATACCACTGAGAAGCCGACTGTGACAGCCAATGATGAcaacgatgacgaagacgacgaatcCCATATCCAAGATCTTAATTTGCTCGTGCCGAACCTTTCACTCAGCACTGGCTGCGCACCTGGATTTATCCCTGGCGCTCCACCCTCGGCGCTGGCGCAGTCGCTGTCACATCAAATTTTATCACTCCTACATAGCACCCGCTTAGTGCGCGCAGAAGATCTGCGAATTTGGTATCAGCCGCCGAACTGGGGAGCAGAGGAGTTGGAACGGCATAATGAGGATGAGCAGATGGATGTGGATGCTCAAGAGGGCGATACAAGTGCCAAGAGCCGAGAAATCAAAGCGTTCTGGGTGCTGTACATAGATGTGATGATCATCTCGTTAGCGGGCAATCCTTTCGATGCTGCGTGGGCCGCTGTTCTGGCGGCGCTTCGGGATACGAAATTGCCCAAGGCATGGTGGGACGTCGATAACGAGATGGTGGTGTGCTCAGAAGCTGTTTCTGAGGCGCACAAACTGTCTTTGCGAGGTATGCCTGTCGCCAGCTCGTTCTGCGTCTTCGAGGCAGATGCAGCTTCTGGGTGGAGAAAGGTCATTATTCCtgatgctgaagaagagaggaagattgaggaaAGTGACAGGAAAGGCATCCAGCGAAGGTGGATTCTCGCTGACCCCGATGGATATGAGGAGAGTTTGAGCCAGGAGAGGATTTGTATCGTGGTCGACAAAGAGAACGGGGAACAAGGGAAAACGGTGATTGTGAAAATGGAGAAGAACGGCGGATGGGCAGCGGACACTAGAgagctgaagcagctggTTGACATCTCCGCGCAACGATGGGATGATATGAAACGGATCCTTGATAGCTGCTGA